In Sebaldella termitidis ATCC 33386, one DNA window encodes the following:
- a CDS encoding ABC transporter ATP-binding protein: MTRILDLKNINKIYETKVEKLEILKNINLELNTGDFISIQGKSGSGKTTLLNILGLLDSPTSGEVIYDGINVDFKKENLKNTLRNEKIGFVFQFHYLLPEFSALENVMLPALVRKKADKEIVRKKAEDYLNMVGLGGRLTHKPSELSGGEKQRVAIARAMINDPAVILADEPTGNLDVDTSQTIHDLFFKINKEKSQAIIIVTHSLELAGITKEKFEIKKGKLEKL, encoded by the coding sequence ATGACTAGAATTTTAGATTTAAAAAATATAAATAAAATATATGAAACAAAGGTAGAAAAGCTGGAAATACTGAAAAACATTAATTTGGAGCTGAATACCGGAGACTTTATTTCTATACAGGGAAAGTCAGGAAGCGGAAAAACAACACTCTTGAATATTCTGGGGCTTCTTGATTCACCTACAAGCGGTGAGGTTATTTATGACGGCATAAATGTTGATTTTAAAAAAGAAAATCTGAAAAATACTTTGAGAAATGAGAAAATAGGTTTTGTATTCCAGTTTCATTATCTGCTTCCGGAATTTTCAGCTTTGGAAAATGTGATGCTTCCTGCACTTGTAAGAAAAAAAGCAGACAAGGAAATCGTAAGAAAAAAAGCAGAGGATTATCTGAATATGGTAGGACTCGGCGGAAGACTTACGCATAAGCCGTCGGAGCTTTCAGGCGGGGAAAAGCAGAGAGTAGCAATAGCAAGAGCAATGATAAATGATCCTGCAGTGATACTCGCGGATGAACCCACAGGAAATCTCGATGTGGACACAAGTCAGACAATACATGATCTTTTTTTTAAGATAAATAAAGAAAAGAGTCAGGCTATTATTATAGTTACACATAGTCTGGAACTGGCAGGGATTACAAAGGAAAAATTTGAAATAAAAAAGGGGAAATTAGAAAAGTTATAA
- a CDS encoding ABC transporter permease encodes MVELFIAVRHLKERKFQSIFSILGVAISVTVLMVSLTVSNGLEKNMLKSLLTLNPHIVLTKGNGDVSEDYMDVKKKIEEINGVKGVIPKYTAQSIIKTDEYAKGVLANGIPNEDLEKTIDLKMVAGKKSLPELDSAIIGEEMAYEFGGLKVGDDIKVITTENKEVRFKISGIFKTGYYEYDRNLLLIPLQTMQILQERGEVISEIDVMLNNPKDAEAVKQKIEKLGFNYQVNTWGEQNQQLLNAVKFEKFVLVSLLLLIVIIACFAVSVILNMVVREKIRDIGILRSIGYSGKMVKKIFTIEGLIIGVLGIISTFALVPLVLFVLDKLFNKVVSNTYYLDKLPLSITLKEIGIIYLVTIIIVYLSTLYPSYRASKLNPVEALKHD; translated from the coding sequence ATGGTAGAGTTATTTATAGCGGTCAGACACTTAAAGGAGAGAAAATTTCAAAGTATATTTTCAATACTGGGAGTAGCAATATCGGTAACGGTGCTTATGGTTTCACTTACAGTGTCAAACGGACTGGAGAAAAATATGCTGAAATCCCTGCTTACTCTGAATCCGCATATTGTTCTTACTAAAGGAAACGGGGATGTTTCCGAAGATTACATGGATGTAAAAAAGAAAATAGAGGAGATAAACGGGGTAAAAGGTGTTATTCCCAAGTATACAGCACAGTCTATCATAAAGACCGATGAGTATGCCAAAGGAGTGCTGGCAAACGGAATACCCAATGAAGATCTGGAAAAAACCATTGATCTGAAAATGGTGGCAGGGAAGAAATCTCTTCCTGAACTGGATTCCGCAATAATAGGTGAGGAAATGGCTTATGAATTCGGCGGACTGAAGGTAGGGGACGATATAAAAGTTATTACAACGGAAAATAAGGAAGTAAGATTCAAAATAAGCGGAATATTTAAAACCGGTTATTATGAATATGACAGAAATCTTCTTTTGATACCGCTGCAGACTATGCAGATATTACAGGAAAGAGGAGAAGTTATTTCCGAAATAGATGTCATGCTGAATAATCCCAAAGATGCAGAGGCCGTAAAACAGAAAATAGAAAAGCTGGGCTTTAATTATCAGGTAAATACATGGGGAGAGCAGAATCAGCAGCTGCTTAATGCAGTAAAATTCGAGAAATTCGTACTTGTGTCATTATTGCTGCTTATAGTGATAATAGCATGTTTCGCAGTCTCGGTAATATTGAATATGGTAGTAAGAGAAAAAATAAGAGATATAGGGATATTGCGTTCTATAGGATACAGCGGAAAAATGGTGAAAAAGATTTTTACTATAGAAGGTCTGATAATAGGAGTTTTGGGGATTATTTCCACATTTGCGCTGGTGCCGCTTGTACTGTTTGTACTGGACAAGCTCTTTAATAAAGTAGTGTCAAATACTTATTATCTTGATAAACTTCCGCTTTCTATTACATTAAAGGAAATAGGGATTATTTATCTGGTAACAATTATAATTGTATATTTATCGACACTTTATCCTTCTTACAGAGCTTCAAAACTAAATCCTGTGGAGGCGCTAAAACATGACTAG
- the hydF gene encoding [FeFe] hydrogenase H-cluster maturation GTPase HydF, with product MSLQKTPSSNRLHIAIFGKRNMGKSSLINAITGQELAIVSEFAGTTTDPVYKAMEILPIGPVTLIDTAGIDDEGSLGKLRVEKTLTIIRKTDIALVITDADGLSSFDNSVIELLNKSKIPFIIIINKIDLSGDTEKAILDLKNKNYHYLEVSAKNKTNIDKLKDMIIKYSPKEFEQPGILTDLIQSGDHIVLVIPVDTGMPKGRLILPQVQVMRDILDNNAVFTACKVEELDNTLKNLVKKPKLVITDSQAFEEVSAIIPEDIDLTSFSILFARYKGDLPKLIEGVKALKNLTDNDKVLIAEACTHHQQCDDIGTVKIPRWIRQHINENIHFDFCNGRDYPANLKEYKAVIHCGGCMINRKEMLTRIDMSYEQGVPIVNYGLTIAFVNGILDRAVKPFKEAFDIWIS from the coding sequence ATGAGCTTACAAAAAACACCCAGTTCAAACCGTCTTCACATAGCTATCTTCGGGAAGAGAAATATGGGAAAGTCTTCTCTTATAAATGCAATAACAGGACAGGAGCTGGCAATTGTTTCTGAATTCGCAGGAACTACCACAGATCCTGTATATAAAGCAATGGAAATACTGCCTATAGGTCCTGTTACCCTTATTGATACAGCCGGAATAGATGATGAGGGAAGCCTCGGAAAATTACGTGTGGAAAAAACACTGACCATCATAAGGAAAACCGATATCGCTCTTGTTATTACAGATGCTGACGGTCTGAGCAGCTTTGATAATTCTGTAATAGAACTGCTTAATAAATCAAAAATTCCTTTTATTATTATAATCAATAAGATTGATTTATCCGGCGATACGGAAAAAGCAATACTTGACCTAAAAAATAAAAACTATCATTATCTTGAGGTTTCTGCCAAAAATAAGACAAATATTGATAAGCTGAAAGATATGATAATAAAATATTCTCCGAAAGAATTCGAACAGCCCGGAATACTCACTGATCTTATTCAGTCCGGTGATCATATTGTCCTTGTAATTCCTGTAGATACAGGAATGCCTAAGGGAAGGCTTATTCTGCCGCAGGTACAGGTAATGAGAGATATATTGGATAATAATGCTGTTTTCACTGCATGTAAAGTGGAGGAATTAGATAATACCCTAAAGAATCTGGTAAAAAAGCCGAAGCTTGTAATCACTGATTCACAGGCTTTTGAGGAAGTATCGGCAATTATTCCCGAAGATATTGATCTGACATCATTTTCAATCCTGTTTGCAAGGTACAAAGGTGATCTGCCAAAGCTCATAGAAGGAGTAAAGGCTCTGAAAAATCTTACCGACAATGATAAAGTTCTTATTGCCGAAGCCTGCACACACCATCAGCAGTGTGATGATATAGGAACAGTAAAAATTCCGCGCTGGATCAGACAGCATATAAACGAAAATATACACTTCGATTTCTGCAACGGACGTGATTATCCCGCTAATCTGAAAGAATACAAGGCAGTTATTCACTGCGGCGGATGTATGATTAACAGAAAAGAGATGCTTACAAGAATAGATATGAGCTATGAACAGGGAGTTCCCATAGTAAACTACGGTCTGACAATTGCTTTTGTCAACGGAATTCTGGACAGGGCGGTAAAGCCCTTCAAAGAAGCTTTTGATATCTGGATAAGCTGA
- the recO gene encoding DNA repair protein RecO has translation MDILKTEGIVIKKTNVKEADLVLKVFTKEYGKIDIYINGIRKSKRREKLAVELMSVTDFLIYEKNSKYSSNSFTLTAFFPKIQLSFLKLKYSYYLLHLIDKIYEHNSEDIEFYEKIKNLFGYINTLSEDEKKTEILLSYLVLYLLKDIILTQGIYEHENILNLTEKDNREKLLNILNSSAKEVINSSLYTIDEITEMIISLEKYINYNLNRNLNYKFFV, from the coding sequence ATGGATATACTAAAAACTGAAGGAATTGTAATAAAAAAGACAAATGTCAAGGAAGCAGACCTTGTACTGAAGGTATTTACAAAGGAATATGGAAAAATAGATATTTATATAAACGGAATAAGAAAATCAAAAAGAAGAGAGAAACTGGCTGTAGAATTAATGTCCGTAACGGATTTTCTGATATATGAGAAAAACTCGAAATATTCTTCGAATTCATTTACACTTACGGCTTTTTTCCCGAAAATACAGCTCAGTTTTCTCAAACTGAAATATTCTTATTACCTGCTTCACCTTATAGATAAAATTTATGAGCATAACTCGGAAGATATTGAATTTTACGAAAAGATAAAAAATTTATTTGGGTACATAAATACATTATCCGAGGATGAGAAAAAAACTGAAATCCTTCTCAGCTATCTGGTACTTTATCTTTTGAAGGATATTATACTTACACAGGGAATATATGAACATGAGAATATTCTGAATCTTACTGAAAAAGATAACAGGGAAAAGCTTCTGAATATTTTGAACAGCTCGGCTAAAGAAGTAATAAACAGCAGCTTATATACAATAGATGAAATAACAGAAATGATAATTTCTCTGGAAAAATATATAAATTATAATTTAAACAGAAATTTGAACTACAAATTTTTTGTTTAG
- the nrdR gene encoding transcriptional regulator NrdR codes for MKCPFCGSDNTKVVDSRNHLDGTTIKRRRECENCEKRFTTYEKIGDLSLRVEKKSGFVELYSREKVFNGIMRALEKRSVDMEKVEEILEKIERDILTKYSGLVKSSELGDMTLSYLLDLDEVAYVRFASVYKKFNSLENFLKEIEKINFESGKK; via the coding sequence ATGAAATGTCCATTTTGTGGTAGCGATAATACAAAAGTAGTTGATAGTCGTAATCATCTTGATGGAACTACAATAAAGAGAAGAAGAGAATGCGAAAACTGTGAAAAAAGATTTACAACCTATGAAAAAATAGGTGATCTTTCTCTGCGGGTAGAAAAAAAGAGCGGTTTTGTAGAGCTTTATTCTAGAGAAAAAGTATTTAACGGTATCATGAGAGCTCTTGAAAAAAGATCTGTAGACATGGAAAAAGTGGAAGAAATACTGGAAAAAATAGAGCGTGATATTTTGACTAAATACAGCGGTCTTGTGAAGTCAAGCGAGCTGGGAGATATGACCCTGTCTTATCTTTTGGATTTGGACGAGGTAGCATACGTAAGATTTGCATCAGTATATAAAAAGTTTAACAGCCTGGAAAATTTTTTGAAGGAAATAGAAAAAATAAATTTTGAAAGTGGGAAAAAATGA
- a CDS encoding SMI1/KNR4 family protein produces MSKELLAEQIAGWHAAGEHNKICEAVLALPEQEQTDELICLLARALNNKDDFCGALEVLDSIRNRYSDNPFFCVRYGFALYQLHREHEALDWFRKAQAGGLEEINETPGTYHPKSIAKWIIFAERWAPRRIEKNAFEAECRIKRSREPQHADFTDFDFSGFWDDCDYSLEKYTGNTPADTEIEEAEAELGYRLPESYKALVRLHNGGLLLDKYFENPLQREWEPQIFGISSIYGISSDKMYSLTGDRGSRFWITEWGYPDIGVAVCDCPSGGHDMIFLDYSDCGPEGEPCVVHIHQEGDYERTYLADNFEDFVRGLISMDEDGE; encoded by the coding sequence TTGTCAAAGGAATTATTAGCGGAACAAATTGCCGGCTGGCATGCAGCAGGAGAGCATAATAAAATCTGTGAGGCTGTTCTTGCCCTGCCGGAGCAGGAACAGACAGACGAGCTGATCTGTCTTCTTGCACGGGCTTTGAATAATAAGGATGATTTTTGCGGTGCTTTGGAAGTACTTGACAGCATTCGGAACAGATATTCCGATAATCCGTTTTTCTGCGTGCGTTACGGCTTTGCTCTTTATCAGCTTCACAGAGAGCATGAAGCACTTGACTGGTTTAGAAAGGCTCAGGCAGGAGGGCTTGAAGAGATTAATGAGACTCCCGGTACATATCATCCTAAAAGTATAGCAAAATGGATAATATTTGCAGAACGCTGGGCACCGCGGCGTATCGAAAAAAATGCATTTGAAGCAGAGTGCAGGATAAAAAGAAGCAGGGAGCCGCAGCATGCTGATTTTACGGATTTTGATTTTTCCGGTTTTTGGGATGATTGCGATTATTCTCTTGAAAAATATACAGGGAATACACCTGCTGATACAGAGATTGAAGAAGCGGAAGCAGAACTAGGCTACCGCCTGCCGGAATCTTATAAAGCACTTGTCAGACTTCATAACGGCGGTCTGCTTCTCGATAAATATTTTGAAAATCCTTTGCAAAGAGAATGGGAACCGCAAATTTTCGGGATCAGCAGTATTTATGGAATCAGCAGTGATAAAATGTATTCTTTGACTGGAGACAGAGGAAGCAGATTTTGGATTACAGAATGGGGCTATCCCGATATCGGGGTAGCGGTTTGTGACTGCCCAAGCGGCGGACATGATATGATTTTTCTGGATTATTCCGACTGTGGACCTGAGGGAGAGCCATGTGTTGTTCATATTCATCAGGAAGGGGATTATGAGAGAACTTATCTGGCTGATAATTTTGAGGATTTTGTAAGAGGGCTGATTTCCATGGACGAAGACGGGGAATAA
- a CDS encoding PTS sugar transporter subunit IIA: MSIKIIDYLDKDLINLNLKSKTKNEVIKELMKTMQESEKVTAPERALSGLFAREELGTTGIGKGVAIPHAKTDAVTDLLVGFGISREGINYGSMDEEPVKIFFIFLSPLSGNQEYLKILARISRLIREDKFRNSLLAADTPEKIIEIINNEES, translated from the coding sequence ATGAGTATAAAAATAATAGATTACCTTGATAAAGATTTGATAAATCTGAATCTGAAATCAAAAACAAAAAATGAAGTAATAAAAGAATTAATGAAAACAATGCAGGAGTCTGAAAAAGTAACAGCCCCTGAACGTGCATTAAGCGGTCTTTTTGCAAGGGAAGAACTGGGTACGACTGGAATAGGGAAAGGTGTGGCAATTCCCCATGCTAAGACTGACGCTGTAACAGATCTTCTTGTAGGCTTTGGTATTTCAAGGGAGGGAATAAATTACGGTTCTATGGATGAGGAGCCTGTAAAAATATTCTTTATATTCCTTTCTCCTCTTAGCGGTAATCAGGAATATCTGAAAATTCTGGCTAGAATATCAAGATTAATAAGAGAAGATAAGTTTAGAAACAGTCTTTTAGCAGCAGATACACCGGAAAAAATTATAGAGATAATAAATAACGAAGAAAGTTAA
- a CDS encoding DUF368 domain-containing protein — protein sequence MKALENILNGFFIGVSCAVPGVSGSTIAFLMGIYEKFIDALSNIADTKSPKFTKRLYLLAEVGFGIILGVFAAFKILAVFFETQEEILRFFFLGLILFSIPGILNKKMQKIEPKDIIFGFSGLIIIWIIGLQNKSFNMLPDLSNIFYIIKLFLISFISAGAMILPGLSVSFLLLIFGEYGNISKFFAETNFFAIFIMIFGTITGILLLSKVMDSFFKRYREETISAAVGIIIGSTVRIIPSPITIGNLFFDILFFIAGGFLVLKLSVIKN from the coding sequence ATGAAGGCGTTGGAAAATATACTAAATGGTTTCTTTATTGGTGTTTCTTGTGCTGTCCCCGGAGTTTCGGGCAGTACAATAGCTTTTTTGATGGGTATATATGAAAAATTTATAGATGCTCTTAGTAATATAGCAGATACTAAAAGTCCGAAATTTACAAAAAGACTTTATCTGCTTGCGGAAGTCGGGTTTGGAATTATCCTCGGCGTATTTGCCGCATTCAAAATTTTAGCAGTTTTTTTTGAAACTCAGGAGGAAATATTGAGATTTTTCTTTTTAGGTTTGATACTATTTTCAATACCGGGAATTCTAAATAAAAAAATGCAGAAGATAGAACCAAAAGACATTATATTTGGATTCTCAGGATTAATTATTATCTGGATAATAGGACTTCAAAATAAAAGTTTTAATATGCTCCCTGACTTAAGTAATATTTTTTACATAATAAAATTATTTCTGATTTCTTTTATTTCGGCAGGAGCAATGATTTTACCGGGATTATCCGTAAGCTTTCTGCTGCTGATATTCGGAGAATACGGCAACATATCAAAATTTTTTGCAGAAACTAATTTTTTTGCGATATTCATAATGATATTCGGGACAATAACTGGGATTTTACTTTTGTCTAAAGTCATGGACAGCTTTTTTAAAAGATACAGGGAAGAAACAATTTCTGCGGCAGTGGGAATAATCATAGGTTCAACGGTAAGAATCATACCATCGCCGATAACTATAGGGAATTTATTTTTTGATATTCTCTTTTTTATAGCAGGCGGATTTTTGGTTTTGAAATTATCAGTAATAAAAAATTAG
- the hpf gene encoding ribosome hibernation-promoting factor, HPF/YfiA family, producing the protein MNIIISGRRLEVTEPIKKYAEEKIGRVNKYFDHITEIDVTLSVEKSKVEGEIHRADVLLFGNGLKLKVEMEDKDLYAAIDKATDVLERKVRQHKEKLKDHNKKGTH; encoded by the coding sequence ATGAATATAATAATCAGTGGAAGACGCCTTGAGGTCACTGAACCTATCAAAAAATATGCTGAAGAAAAAATCGGAAGGGTGAATAAGTATTTTGATCATATTACTGAAATTGACGTTACGCTTTCAGTAGAAAAAAGTAAAGTGGAAGGGGAGATCCATAGAGCAGATGTGTTATTGTTCGGTAACGGACTAAAATTAAAAGTGGAAATGGAAGACAAAGATTTGTATGCGGCAATAGATAAAGCGACTGATGTATTGGAGCGAAAAGTGAGACAGCATAAAGAAAAATTAAAAGACCATAATAAAAAAGGAACACATTAA
- the mreC gene encoding rod shape-determining protein MreC: MKSFRIKKSVLFIILLVIFLIFKGQNILRLGDSAREFINFKLVKVKSKVYVYSEYIKSSFNDMLYVKRFINKSREDNLDLQILRLKLIELEQEKAENVRLRELLELAPQEGVKYIISEVILLESVNANEKIYINKGTNQGLDADMPVLSQGVLIGRIVKADANYSEVMLLTSKKSNVSVLIDGQETGILRGTGTDKLIVENYNGDVDGTEGKQLRITTSGISDIFPKDIYIGTYNVVNPMVLKKTKEISTKPSFNVYNLREVIVYKVDRDRLLHEEIKEQERADTQNIQNNN, encoded by the coding sequence GTGAAAAGTTTTCGAATAAAAAAAAGTGTTCTTTTTATTATTTTGTTAGTTATATTTCTCATTTTCAAGGGTCAGAACATACTTAGACTCGGCGACAGCGCAAGGGAGTTTATTAACTTCAAGCTGGTTAAGGTAAAGTCAAAGGTTTATGTATATTCTGAATATATAAAAAGCAGTTTTAATGATATGTTATATGTGAAAAGGTTTATTAATAAGTCCAGAGAGGATAACCTGGATCTGCAGATACTCAGACTAAAGCTTATAGAACTAGAACAGGAAAAAGCTGAGAATGTAAGATTAAGGGAATTGTTGGAATTAGCACCGCAGGAAGGCGTGAAATATATTATTTCGGAAGTAATACTTCTTGAGAGTGTTAATGCAAATGAAAAAATATATATAAATAAAGGTACCAATCAGGGACTTGATGCAGATATGCCTGTATTAAGCCAGGGTGTACTTATCGGGAGAATAGTCAAGGCTGACGCCAATTACTCCGAAGTAATGCTCCTCACAAGCAAAAAGTCAAATGTGAGTGTGCTTATAGACGGACAGGAAACGGGGATTCTCAGAGGTACAGGTACTGATAAGCTTATTGTGGAAAATTATAACGGAGATGTAGACGGAACAGAAGGAAAACAGCTGAGAATAACTACTTCGGGAATAAGCGATATTTTTCCAAAAGATATTTATATAGGGACATATAATGTAGTTAATCCTATGGTCTTGAAAAAGACAAAGGAGATAAGTACAAAACCGTCATTTAATGTTTATAACCTGAGAGAAGTGATAGTATATAAGGTGGATCGGGACAGGCTTCTGCATGAAGAGATCAAAGAGCAGGAAAGAGCAGATACACAAAACATACAAAATAATAATTAA
- a CDS encoding gluconeogenesis factor YvcK family protein gives MSITLEVLIIIVLLANIMTLYYIYRQNRRLKKNKKGPRIVVIGGGTGQSMLLRGLKQYTDNITAIVTMADDGGSSGILREEMGMLPPGDIRNCIIALSNAEPEMQKIMQYRFKEGSLKDQSFGNLFLAALNGTYEDFELAVTKISNILAVKGRVLPVTLEDVNIVAELENGEKITGESKIAPVVLKTKSRIKKIHLQPENVEPYEDVISALGSADLIVIGPGSLYTSIIPNLLTDRVSEAVAKSKAKKMYIANVMTQEGETDGLNIADHVKAILNHCNDRKIVDLVIVNKEKIPDYLIQKYAKQNSESLYLTKDQRNELEKMKIKIIEGNFLKFNGEYVRHNEEKLAKVIIDNYNYLF, from the coding sequence ATGTCTATTACTTTGGAAGTACTGATAATCATAGTGTTACTGGCAAATATAATGACTTTGTACTATATATACCGACAAAACAGAAGACTGAAAAAAAATAAAAAAGGGCCGAGAATTGTAGTAATAGGCGGAGGAACAGGGCAGTCCATGCTGCTTCGGGGATTAAAGCAGTATACTGACAATATTACGGCAATAGTAACCATGGCAGATGACGGCGGAAGTTCCGGTATACTCAGGGAAGAAATGGGAATGCTTCCTCCAGGAGATATAAGGAACTGTATAATAGCTCTTTCCAATGCAGAGCCCGAAATGCAGAAAATAATGCAGTACAGATTCAAGGAAGGGAGTCTGAAGGATCAGAGCTTCGGGAATCTTTTTCTTGCAGCTTTAAACGGTACATATGAGGATTTCGAGCTCGCTGTTACGAAGATATCTAATATACTGGCAGTAAAAGGACGTGTACTGCCTGTGACTCTTGAAGATGTGAATATAGTAGCAGAACTGGAAAACGGCGAAAAAATAACTGGAGAATCCAAGATAGCCCCTGTAGTGCTGAAAACCAAGAGCAGAATAAAAAAAATACATCTGCAGCCAGAAAATGTGGAGCCGTATGAGGATGTCATATCTGCACTGGGAAGTGCGGATCTTATAGTAATAGGTCCGGGCAGTCTTTATACCAGTATAATTCCGAATCTGCTTACTGACAGGGTAAGTGAGGCAGTTGCGAAATCAAAGGCAAAGAAAATGTATATTGCCAACGTGATGACTCAGGAAGGCGAAACTGACGGATTAAATATAGCAGATCATGTAAAAGCTATATTAAATCACTGTAATGACAGAAAAATAGTGGATCTGGTAATAGTAAACAAAGAAAAAATACCAGATTACCTGATTCAGAAATATGCAAAGCAAAATTCTGAGTCGCTTTATCTGACTAAAGATCAGAGAAATGAGCTTGAGAAAATGAAAATAAAAATTATAGAAGGTAATTTTCTTAAATTTAACGGTGAATATGTTCGGCATAATGAAGAAAAACTGGCAAAAGTGATAATCGACAATTATAATTATTTATTTTAG
- a CDS encoding MarR family winged helix-turn-helix transcriptional regulator: MYSEEEQLDLRMVIALSRTMQVINRKQSRLINEYGLTMPQFGVLEALYHKGPLCINDIIEKTLSTSGNMTVVIENLRKDGYIKKEKSGIDQRKYMISLTDKGTGIISRIFPFHLKNIGEIFSRYSVNEKEELLSLLEKFRK; this comes from the coding sequence ATGTATAGTGAGGAAGAACAGCTGGATTTGAGAATGGTAATAGCTCTCAGCAGAACAATGCAGGTAATTAACAGGAAGCAGTCCAGACTAATAAACGAATACGGGCTGACTATGCCGCAGTTTGGAGTTTTGGAAGCCTTGTATCATAAGGGGCCTTTGTGTATTAATGATATAATTGAAAAAACATTATCCACAAGCGGGAATATGACAGTAGTAATAGAAAATCTTAGAAAAGACGGATATATCAAAAAAGAAAAATCAGGGATAGATCAGAGAAAGTATATGATATCCCTTACAGATAAAGGAACTGGGATTATCAGCAGGATTTTTCCGTTTCATTTAAAAAATATAGGGGAAATATTCAGCAGATATTCCGTAAATGAAAAGGAGGAACTGCTGAGTCTGCTTGAAAAATTCAGAAAATAG
- a CDS encoding septum formation initiator family protein — protein sequence MIKRKNIFKVFFNIIFLFIVLNILIEGIQLNIRRNGLKRQVSDAQVKIDELEKKRKTLEEEIKKIEENEKIERLARDRLDLHKKGETVYKVVE from the coding sequence ATGATAAAGAGAAAGAACATATTTAAGGTATTTTTTAATATAATATTTTTATTTATTGTTTTAAACATATTAATTGAAGGAATACAGCTTAACATAAGAAGGAACGGGCTAAAAAGACAAGTCAGCGATGCACAGGTTAAGATAGATGAACTAGAGAAGAAAAGGAAGACTCTTGAGGAAGAAATAAAGAAAATAGAAGAAAATGAAAAAATAGAGAGACTTGCAAGAGACAGGCTCGATTTACATAAAAAAGGAGAAACAGTATATAAAGTAGTAGAATAA